TGATGCGATGCTAACTTTGTTGTCTCCAAAAGCAGTTGCTATTTTTGCAAATACTCCCGGCTTATCGTTCACTCTTAATCTAATATAAAATGAATTTTCAATTTCATCTATATTCATTAAATTTTGGCCATTTACTTCGTGAATAAAATTATCACTTTTAATTTGATACTTTATACTTTTTGCAACTTCTACAATATCAGCAACAACTGCACTTGCAGTAGGCATTTCCCCAGCTCCTTGCCCATATAACATAACGTCTCCTACTGCATCTCCATGTATTTGAACAACGTTGTAAACACCACTAATTTTAGAAAGAGGATGTGTTTTAGGAACAAAGGTTGGATGCACTCTTATATCTAAGCTATCATTTGAATATCTTTTGCCGATTGCTAACAATTTTATTACATACCCCAATTCATCAGCAATTCCTATATCTTCTTTACTTATTTTATCTATTCCTTCAACATATAAAGAATCAACATCTATAAATGTTTCATACGCTAAATGAGATAGTATACTTATCTTATAAGCAGAATCCAAACCACTTATGTCAAAATAAGGATCACTTTCTGCATAACCTAATTTTTGAGCCTCTTTTAAGGCTTCTTCAAATCCCATATTTTTTTCACTCATCTGAGTTAAAATATAATTCGTTGTACCGTTTAAAATTCCATAAACTCTATCTATAGTATTAGCAACTAAAGCTTCTCTCAATGTTTTAATTACCGGGATTCCTCCTGCCACACTTCCTTCATAATATATTTTTACATTGTAATCCTGAGCCAACTTTAAAATCTCCTTACCATGCTTTGCTATAACTAACTTATTTGCTGTTACAATATTTTTATGATTTTGAATGGCTCTTTTAATATAATCATAAGCAGGAGTTTCTCCTCCGATAAGTTCTACAACAATCTGAATTTCTGGATCGTTTATTATTTCTTCAAAATTTTTTGCTATTAAGCTTTTATCAATTTCATATTTTCTTCTCTTTTCCACATTCTTAACTAAAATTTTTTGAATTTTTATTTCTTCTCCTAATTTCCTTGATGTTTCGTCTCTTTTGTTTATAATTATATTGTAAACTCCGCTACCAACTGTTCCTAACCCCAGAAGACCTACTTTTACCACTTTATTACCCTCCCTTAAAAATTCTATTTACTCCCTTTAGAAATTTCAAAACCTAAGTTTTGCCAATATTTTAGTTTTAAATTTTTTCAAAAATACCTCCCCAATTCTAATCTTCACTAATTCTTAATTTTTTTAACTTTTCGGTACTTGTACCAAGGAAGGGGGAAGGGCTCTGCCCTGGACCCATTTTAAATTCAAAACCGAATAGATATTCGGTACTTGTACCGAAGAAGGGGGGAGGGCTCCGCCCTGGACCCATTTCAAATTCAAAACCGAATAAATATTAGGTACTTGTACCAAGGAAGGGGGAAGGGCTCCGCTCTGGACCCATTATAAATTCAAAATTCCATTTTTGGAAAATTCTCATTTCTAAAGTCTCTAAAATTCTATTTACCCATTTTAAATTCAAAACATTATTTTTCAAGGCTCTTTATTATTCTAAAAATTTAGATTAATCTTTAATAAGCCGTTTCAGTAATTATTACTAACAACAAACTTTGTTATTTCACTTTCTAAATCTAAAAACCTTCTATCAGTTATGTCTCTTTCTTCTTCTCTTAGTTTTACTTCAAATGTTTTCAGTATCTTAGAAGGACGGTTAGACAAAATTATTATTTTATCTGCCAAAAATATAGCTTCTTTTATATCGTGTGTAACCATCAACATTGAAAACCTATCTTTAAGCCACAATTTTTTTATATCTTTCATAATCGACAATTTAATCTTCAAATCTAAAGAACTAAACGGTTCATCCATGATTAAAAGTTGAGGTTCTACTAATAACGCTCTTGCTAAATTTACTCTTTGCTTCATACCACCACTTAATTTGGATGGAAGAATAGATTTGAAACTGCTTAAACCCATCATGTTGATAATCTCGTTTATTTTCTTTTCATCTTCTCGAATTAACTTCAAATTGTCAAAAACATTTCTCCATGGTAATAACCTTGGTTCTTGAAAAACATAACCTATTTTTTCAACAAAGATATCAACTTTTCCCGTGTTATACATTTCTAATCCAGAAATAATTCTAAAAAAGGTTGTTTTGCCACAACCTGACGGGCCTACTAAAACTATTCTTTCACCATCTTTTATTTGAAGATTCCAATTATCTATTACTAAAAGTTTATCAAAACTTTTAGATAAATTGCTAACAATTAGTACATTTCCCAACGTGTTAACATCCTTCGTGAAAAAATTTTAAACAAACGCTCTGTAGTTATTCCAAAAACAACTGCCAATAAGGTTATTGCATAGATTCTTGGTACATCTACATATTGTCTTGCCCAAGCAAGTTCTACACCTAAACCATTTCCGCCTACAAGAAATTCTGAAACGAGAACAACTTTCCATACGTTTCCAATAGATATTTCTATTGCTGCAATTATAAAAGGAACAATTGAAGCCAAATATACATGCCTAAAAATTTTTTTGGGAGATACTTTATACAAATGAACCATTTCAATGAGTTTTCCATCTGTGTTTTTTATACCAGAAGCCGTGCTAAAAACAATATTTGGTAATATAGATAACGTACTTATAAAGATCGGACCTTTCCAACCTATTCCCCATAGAAATACAACAAACGCAAGCCAAGAAACTACAGGCATAGCTTGTATCACCATGATCATAGGCCTAAAAAGATCATAAACAAATTCACTTAATCCCATTAAAAATCCTAATACAATTCCAAAAGCTGTTCCTATGACCAAAACTACAATGGTTTTCCATAATGTATCCCACAATGCTTTATACACCCTGGGAGTTCTTAATTGCTGAAAAAGACTGATTAAAACTTCATGTGGCATGGGTAAAACAAAATTAGAACTTATAATTAAAGATAATAAGAACCAAATCAGAAAAATCATCAAAATACCATAAAAAGTTTTCATTTAGCGTAAAAATCTCCATCAGGTAAAATGGGTACTCCTTCAGGGTAAAACTCATGCATAGTTGACAAGAAATTTTCAACTTCTTTTTTACATTCTTCTATAGATATGTATTCAAACTTCAATCTTTTCATAGATTCTTTTAAAACAGGAATAGGTATAGTTAAATATTGGTTTGTTATCTTTAAAGAGTCGTCCAAATTTTCATTTGCCCATTTAACACTTTGAGCAAAAGCTTTTTCAACAGACATAGATACATCAGGATTTTCATCTATAAATTCTTTTTTTACAAACAATCCGGCGATAGGTAGCCCGTATTTAGAACCTGAAACTTTGTTCCATTCTTGCTGAAAATTAAGTACAATTTTTCCATTTGTCCCAGTTATTGCCAAAGTTGAAAAAGGCTCTGGCAAAGCTGCGTATTGTATTTTACCGGCTTTAAAAAGGGAAACTATCTCTTGAGGAGGAAGATAAGAAAATTTCACATCTTTATCTGGAACTAAGCCATTTTGAACTAACAAATATCTTAATAACACATCAACTGTTTGACCTCTTCCATGCGGTGAATAAACTTCTTTTCCTTTTAAACTTTTTATATTATTAAACTCAGAAGTTCCATCATTTATTAAATAGAAAGCCTCCCATTCATGTACACCCAACAATACTATTTTCATACCTTGAGTGTACAAATTAGCTCCAACAGTTATGGGAAGAACAGCAAAATCAGCTTTATTAGAAGCTAACAATGCAACAGCTTCGCTGTTATCTTTCCATAAACTTACATTTATTTCTACTTCTTCTTGAACTCTATTTTCCATTAACCCTGTAACAGGTATAACAGTTGGACCAAGAGGGTTTATAAGATTAACAGAAAACAATGATATTATCAAAAAAGAGAAGAAAGAAAGAAGCATAGTTTTTTTCATATTTTTTAATTCCTCCTTTATTTTTTTATCTTTATTTTTTTATCTTTACTCACTTTAGAAATTTCAGAATCCTCTTCGGTACTTGTACCGAGGCAGAAGAGAGGGCTCCGCCCTGGACCCGCTATAAATTCAAAACCGAACAGATATTCGGTACTTGTACCGAGGCAGGAGAGAGGGCTCCGCCCTGGACCCGTTATAAATTCAAAACCGAACAGATATTCGGACTTGTATCGACGGAGAAGAGAGGGCTCCGCCCTGGACCCGCTATAAATTCAAAACCGAACAAATATTCGGTACTTGTACCGAGGCAGGGGAGAGGGCTCCGCCATTCCCCTTCCACGAAGGAGTAAATGTAATAGAAATTCCCCTCACCAGAGGGGTGGCTGCGACGTTCTTTGTCGCAGACAGGGTAGTTTAACCGTTATAAATTTCATTCTCTGAAATTTTCCATTTCTAAAGTCCCTATTTTTTCATAATAACTTTAAAAAGTTGATAAATTTATCAACTATAAAACAATATTTAATAACTCTTTATTAAAGATAACTACTGGTACATACTATAAATTTATGAACCTTTTTATCAACACTATTATCAACTTATATGTTCATAATTTTTTTATCAACCTATAAATTTGATAACTATGTTCATATGAAAGTTGATTGTTCTTGTTATGAACCAAAAATTTTATCAATATCAAAAATTTTTTCTTTTGAACTTTCAGGTTGATAAGTTGTTTATAAAAAAGTGAGACTTTTCGACACAAATTTTTCTGATTTATCCTACAACTTACATAATTTTCAACTATCAACATCATCCTATCACTACTACTACCATATAAATAATAAGATAAAAGATAAAAATCATAATCAACAAAGTTGATTATAAAAATTATTTACCTCTGCCAAAGTAGGCATAGCATTAGCAGCTCCTTGCCTCGTAGCAACTAAAGCAGCACATTTATTAGCAAAGTCAGCAATATTTCCTAACTCCTTCAAATCAACCATCATAAGTTCTTTCTTAGAAAAACCACCTAATTTAAATAATATTGCAGCCATAAAAGAATCTCCACATCCAACAGTATCAACTACCTTAACTCTATAACCATCTACTTTTAACTTTTCTCCTTGCTTATAAACGATAGAACCCTTATTTCCAAGAGTTACGAAAACAACGGATTTTTTATCAATTTCAAGGAGTTTTAAAGCTTCTTCAATATTATTCTCTTTGGTTATATAAAAAAGATCATCGTCACTCATCTTTAAAATATTAACTTTCGAAATTATATTTTTCACAAGATTGAAATAAGACTTCTCATCTTTTATCATAGATTTTCTTATGTTTGGATCAAAAGAAGTTAAAAAATTAGGTGAATTAAGTTTTTCAAACAAATTGTAAAGTGTAGAAGAGGTAGGTGCTTCTAAAAGTGCAATAGATCCAAAGTGAAAAAGCGAAAATCTATTAAAGTCCATCTTTTCTACATCTTCCATTCTTAAATTGACATCAGCAGCATTATCTCTATAAAATTGATATTCAGCTTTTCCATTTTCATCAACTGCTGCAAAAGCTAATGTCGTTTTTAAACCATCTTCAGACAATATACAATCAGTTTTAACTCCATTTTCTACTAAATAATTAAAAAGAGATTTACCAAATTCATCAGTTCCTATTTTAGTTAAAAAAGATACCTCTGCACCAAGCTTTGATAATCCTATAGCTACATTAAACGGAGATCCCCCAGGTCTTTTCTCAAATAAATCACTTTCTCCTAAACCTTTATTAGGAGATTTAGATATAAAATCATAAAGGATTTCTCCTGCACACAGTATGCCCATCTTTCCCTCCTCAGTCCGCAATTATTTCTTCTATTTTCAAATAAATATCCTCACTTAATTCCCAATCTCCAGCTTCTATATTTTCAAGTACATGCTTTTCATTTTTCGAACCTGCTATTACTGTACTCACCTCTTTATGATATAAAAGCCAATTTATAGCAATTTGAGATAAAGATCTTCCGATTCTATTAGATAATATTTTGAGTTTCTCTACTTTTTCAATATTTTTTAAGAAAAGATCCCTATTTCTAAATATTTCATCCATAGCTCTTGGATCATTTTTTGATGGAACAAAATCTTTTGAAATCTTTCCCGTAAGTAATCCCTTTGCCAAAGGGCTATAAGGAATAACTGTTAAATTATATCTTCTAACCACTGGAAATAACTTTCTTTCAACGTCTCTTACCAACATATTGTAATAATCCTGCGTTGAAACTATATCTACATATTTAATAAGGGTTTCTATTTGGCCTTCACTAAAATTCGACACTCCTATATATCGCGCTTTTTTACTTTCCAAAATTATTTGCAAAGCTTCTGCTGTTTCTTCAAGAGGTGTATTAGGATCCGGCCAGTGCAATTGATAAAGATCTATGTAGTCAGTGTTAAGCCTTTTTAAAGAATCATCTATTTCCTTTAAAACTCTGTCCTTTTTTAAATTGTTACGTATTCTTCCTTTACTATCCCATTCTAAGCCGCATTTAGTAGCTATATAAATTTTCTCCCTATTTTTTCCTTTTAAAAATTCACCTACAGCTTCTTCAGATTTTCCTAAACCATAAGCAGGAGCTGTATCGAAAAAATTAACTCCATTATCATAAGCCAAATTAAGTATTTTTAAGGCATTTTCTTTTTCAATAGGTCCCCAATTACCTCCCAATTCCCAAGCTCCCAAACCGACTACAGATACATTCATATCAGTTTTACCAAATTGCTTGTATCTCATATAAATCCTCCTTCCAAAATTTTATACTCACTTTAGAAATTAAAAAAACTACATTTTATATATGTTTCAGTTTTAAATTTACTCAAAAATACTTCTCTACTTCTAATCCTTACTAATTCTTAATTTTTTAACTTTTTCTGAAAAATTTTTTAGAGATCACAATGCTTTTATATTAATTATACTACAAGCTGCAACCAATTTAAGTGTAAGAAAACAAAATTTGTAAAATAATAACCTTGTGATAAAATAGAAAAGTATTCTTAATTAATAATAAAAATAACAATAACAAAAAGAAAGAAGTGAATTAATTTGAATTATAAAATAATAATCATATTATTTTTGTTTGGTTGTTTAGGAATAAATATTTTTTCAGAAACTTTGAATGTGATATTGGGATATTACTATCCGGATGTCTATATAAAAGAAGGCGAAATAACTGGATTCGCAGTAGAACTACTGAAAGAAATTGAGAATGATTCTACCTTAAAGTTTGATATAGTAGTAAAAAATTGGGGAGAAGCTTACAGTGATTTTATCTCTTCAGATTATTATGATCTAATAGGTTTAATTGTCCCTAATAAAGAAAGAAAAAACCAACTAAAATTTTACAAAAACATAATTACTATTACTCCATTTGTTATGACGTTATACGACAACAACTATAGCTATGATGAATTAAAAAAATTCAGTGTAGGAGTATTACGTGAAAGTTTTCTGCTTGATGTTTTACAAAGGGAAGGCTTTGAAGACATAAAAATATTTGAAACAAATGAAGAGATAATAGATGAACTATTAAGAAACGAAATAAGTTCCGCCGCTTTAGAAGATGAAAGAATTGTGAATAGTTATCTTATATTGCACGATCTTCACCCACATATTAGATATGTGAAGATATTTGATTCATATCCACTTACATTTGGTTCAAAAAAAGAAAACGAAAAGCCGGCTTTAAATGTATTTGAAGATGCATTAAAAAAGGTATTAAAGTCAGAAGATTATAAATTATTAACACAAAAATGGATGGGCATAGCTTCTACGTTAGCTTTAGAACAACAAAAGATGTTAAGTGAAAGGCTCATACTTTTTATTATCTGTCTAAGTATTCTTTTCATAATTTTGGTAATCCTTTATCAACGTAATAAAAATATATTAAAAGTACTTAAAAATACTAATCTGAAATTGAATGATTCATATAACGAAATAAGTTCACTCAACAAAAAAAATGAAATCTTAAATCAAAAACTAACAAAAATGTACAAAATATTTTATGATTTTACGAAAGATTACGATACCACAACAATTTTAAATGGAATTATAGAAGAATTGGTCAATATGATACCCGAAGCTGATTGTGGTTCCATAGGTGTTGTTAGGGGTGATCAATGGAAAATAATAGCTGCTCATGGATTTCCAGACGAAATTTACAACTTTACCCTTCCTTTTGAAAACGTAATAAAAGTGGGTAGTCATGTTAAAGAAGTGAAAAATTTATCTTCTCATAATATTAATATACCTAATTCTCAAAAAGACATACTTAAAAAAGTCGGAGCATATGAAATTAAAAATAGTCTTTTTATGGATTTGCGAGATAGTCAAAAATTTGTTGGAAATATTTCTGTGAGCACTAAAGTAAACATAGAATTCTCAGAGTCATCAAAACAGATAATGGAAATTTTTGCGAGGTTAATTGAGATTTTCATGGATTTAAAATTAAAAGAGAAAGAAGCTATAGATGCGTATAATTACTCTTTAACAAAATTAACGATAGTTGCTGAAAGATTTGATTCAGAAACATCTGATCATATGAACAGGATTTGTGACATTAGTTATGCATTAGCTAAAAAATTAGGGCTTGATGAAGAATTTTCTCAGAAAATAAAAACTTATGCTTATTATCATGATATTGGAAAGATTTTAATTCCTATAGAAATTTTAAAAAAAACAGGGAAGCTAAATCCTTCTGAGTGGGAAATAATAAAGAAACATCCAGAATATGGAGCAGATATTATAGGAAATGCGGAAATCTTAAAAGTTGCAAAAAATATTGCATTATATCATCACGAAAGATATGATGGAAATGGTTATCCTTATGGTTTAAAAGGAGAAGAAATTCCAATTGAAGCAAGAATCGTGTCCTTGGTAGATGTCTACGATGCCTTAAGAAGTGAAAGACCATATAAAAGGTCTTTATCTCACATAGAAAGTATTAATATAATTTTAAATGGAGATGATAGAACAACCCCTGCACAATTTGATCCTGAAATTTTAAAAGTTTTTATTGAAGTAGTTGAAAAGTTTAAAAATAGGTATTAATTTTTTTGCTTTTATGTAAAAAACAAAGAAAAAGTGAGAAAACGGAAGAAAAAACGAGAAAAAACGAGATTTTTTAATATAATCAAGAATAATTGTGTTTAATTAAAGATAATCGACTATAATCGGATTTTTTGGTTCTTGCTACTTTAAAAGATAAGTGTTATCATAATATTGAATTAGCACTCTTAACTTTTAATTGCTAAAAATAATAAAAATATTTATAAAAATAAAAAAGGGGGTATTCATAAATGACAGTGAAACCATTAGGAAATAGGCTTTTGATAAAACCTATAACA
This DNA window, taken from Petrotoga sp. 9PWA.NaAc.5.4, encodes the following:
- a CDS encoding HD domain-containing phosphohydrolase, with protein sequence MNYKIIIILFLFGCLGINIFSETLNVILGYYYPDVYIKEGEITGFAVELLKEIENDSTLKFDIVVKNWGEAYSDFISSDYYDLIGLIVPNKERKNQLKFYKNIITITPFVMTLYDNNYSYDELKKFSVGVLRESFLLDVLQREGFEDIKIFETNEEIIDELLRNEISSAALEDERIVNSYLILHDLHPHIRYVKIFDSYPLTFGSKKENEKPALNVFEDALKKVLKSEDYKLLTQKWMGIASTLALEQQKMLSERLILFIICLSILFIILVILYQRNKNILKVLKNTNLKLNDSYNEISSLNKKNEILNQKLTKMYKIFYDFTKDYDTTTILNGIIEELVNMIPEADCGSIGVVRGDQWKIIAAHGFPDEIYNFTLPFENVIKVGSHVKEVKNLSSHNINIPNSQKDILKKVGAYEIKNSLFMDLRDSQKFVGNISVSTKVNIEFSESSKQIMEIFARLIEIFMDLKLKEKEAIDAYNYSLTKLTIVAERFDSETSDHMNRICDISYALAKKLGLDEEFSQKIKTYAYYHDIGKILIPIEILKKTGKLNPSEWEIIKKHPEYGADIIGNAEILKVAKNIALYHHERYDGNGYPYGLKGEEIPIEARIVSLVDVYDALRSERPYKRSLSHIESINIILNGDDRTTPAQFDPEILKVFIEVVEKFKNRY
- a CDS encoding aldo/keto reductase produces the protein MRYKQFGKTDMNVSVVGLGAWELGGNWGPIEKENALKILNLAYDNGVNFFDTAPAYGLGKSEEAVGEFLKGKNREKIYIATKCGLEWDSKGRIRNNLKKDRVLKEIDDSLKRLNTDYIDLYQLHWPDPNTPLEETAEALQIILESKKARYIGVSNFSEGQIETLIKYVDIVSTQDYYNMLVRDVERKLFPVVRRYNLTVIPYSPLAKGLLTGKISKDFVPSKNDPRAMDEIFRNRDLFLKNIEKVEKLKILSNRIGRSLSQIAINWLLYHKEVSTVIAGSKNEKHVLENIEAGDWELSEDIYLKIEEIIAD
- a CDS encoding ABC transporter ATP-binding protein, which translates into the protein MGNVLIVSNLSKSFDKLLVIDNWNLQIKDGERIVLVGPSGCGKTTFFRIISGLEMYNTGKVDIFVEKIGYVFQEPRLLPWRNVFDNLKLIREDEKKINEIINMMGLSSFKSILPSKLSGGMKQRVNLARALLVEPQLLIMDEPFSSLDLKIKLSIMKDIKKLWLKDRFSMLMVTHDIKEAIFLADKIIILSNRPSKILKTFEVKLREEERDITDRRFLDLESEITKFVVSNNY
- a CDS encoding carbohydrate kinase: MGILCAGEILYDFISKSPNKGLGESDLFEKRPGGSPFNVAIGLSKLGAEVSFLTKIGTDEFGKSLFNYLVENGVKTDCILSEDGLKTTLAFAAVDENGKAEYQFYRDNAADVNLRMEDVEKMDFNRFSLFHFGSIALLEAPTSSTLYNLFEKLNSPNFLTSFDPNIRKSMIKDEKSYFNLVKNIISKVNILKMSDDDLFYITKENNIEEALKLLEIDKKSVVFVTLGNKGSIVYKQGEKLKVDGYRVKVVDTVGCGDSFMAAILFKLGGFSKKELMMVDLKELGNIADFANKCAALVATRQGAANAMPTLAEVNNFYNQLC
- a CDS encoding homoserine dehydrogenase; its protein translation is MVKVGLLGLGTVGSGVYNIIINKRDETSRKLGEEIKIQKILVKNVEKRRKYEIDKSLIAKNFEEIINDPEIQIVVELIGGETPAYDYIKRAIQNHKNIVTANKLVIAKHGKEILKLAQDYNVKIYYEGSVAGGIPVIKTLREALVANTIDRVYGILNGTTNYILTQMSEKNMGFEEALKEAQKLGYAESDPYFDISGLDSAYKISILSHLAYETFIDVDSLYVEGIDKISKEDIGIADELGYVIKLLAIGKRYSNDSLDIRVHPTFVPKTHPLSKISGVYNVVQIHGDAVGDVMLYGQGAGEMPTASAVVADIVEVAKSIKYQIKSDNFIHEVNGQNLMNIDEIENSFYIRLRVNDKPGVFAKIATAFGDNKVSIASVIQKHRLTPVVPIFLLTHPVAERYMKKAVETLKTLEDVIEINNIIRVEGF
- a CDS encoding ABC transporter permease, yielding MKTFYGILMIFLIWFLLSLIISSNFVLPMPHEVLISLFQQLRTPRVYKALWDTLWKTIVVLVIGTAFGIVLGFLMGLSEFVYDLFRPMIMVIQAMPVVSWLAFVVFLWGIGWKGPIFISTLSILPNIVFSTASGIKNTDGKLIEMVHLYKVSPKKIFRHVYLASIVPFIIAAIEISIGNVWKVVLVSEFLVGGNGLGVELAWARQYVDVPRIYAITLLAVVFGITTERLFKIFSRRMLTRWEMY
- a CDS encoding ABC transporter substrate-binding protein, encoding MKKTMLLSFFSFLIISLFSVNLINPLGPTVIPVTGLMENRVQEEVEINVSLWKDNSEAVALLASNKADFAVLPITVGANLYTQGMKIVLLGVHEWEAFYLINDGTSEFNNIKSLKGKEVYSPHGRGQTVDVLLRYLLVQNGLVPDKDVKFSYLPPQEIVSLFKAGKIQYAALPEPFSTLAITGTNGKIVLNFQQEWNKVSGSKYGLPIAGLFVKKEFIDENPDVSMSVEKAFAQSVKWANENLDDSLKITNQYLTIPIPVLKESMKRLKFEYISIEECKKEVENFLSTMHEFYPEGVPILPDGDFYAK